In Maridesulfovibrio sp., a single genomic region encodes these proteins:
- a CDS encoding holo-[acyl-carrier-protein] synthase produces the protein MIVGLGIDITELDRIKSSLDKYGERFAEKILTAGELKMLPAKNPVPYVAARFAAKEAAVKALGTGFAEGITFQCIEVTNLESGAPQLVFSGNALERSQELGIKGIHISLTHGRDSAVAVVVLEK, from the coding sequence ATGATAGTCGGCCTGGGCATTGATATCACCGAACTGGACCGCATAAAAAGTTCACTTGATAAATACGGCGAACGTTTTGCGGAGAAAATCCTTACAGCCGGGGAACTGAAAATGCTTCCGGCCAAAAATCCGGTTCCGTATGTAGCTGCAAGGTTCGCGGCCAAAGAGGCTGCGGTCAAAGCTCTTGGAACCGGATTTGCCGAAGGGATCACCTTCCAGTGCATCGAAGTGACAAATCTGGAATCCGGCGCTCCGCAGCTTGTCTTTTCCGGTAACGCTCTTGAACGCAGCCAGGAACTCGGAATCAAGGGAATCCACATCTCCCTCACTCACGGACGGGACAGCGCCGTTGCAGTAGTGGTGCTGGAAAAATAA